The Paramisgurnus dabryanus chromosome 6, PD_genome_1.1, whole genome shotgun sequence genome has a window encoding:
- the tmem200cb gene encoding transmembrane protein 200C — MIATGGLLRISRRQDSLRSKNRAENKKKRKAQKKRKTDVVVVKGKVKLCSFSGLVALVGILILLVGISMAVLGYWPKENPKYPEKFFKEMQALKQTWRTSNATGNRKFLLLSELNHTDGTNSTSPSAQSLGFFKRLFAGYLYSENLKVFGPLVMGIGIFLFICANAVLHEDRDKKTKIINLRDIYSTVIDIHSLRAKDCPPFNGLISYVQSKSAEARSSCAGTARGSVSGKGGNFRRPSCARKYSLFAKRPSFTDTVYSIYRGQSGGEEPCGTPKQWETRSIVTSSVNAFTLPVIKLNNCDMQERDEREPQTARRRSCVPFISTAVETRAEVSRTGLSVSQESELNERQTVATSGQRQLSPPAPATRVTGSHLSLNALSDLSSGCQDDRSRRFSCPRLDRSGSKGYIKLADLAGDSFENSDAGVGRSEDDEKCTITDTQLHTHAAALPTP, encoded by the coding sequence ATGATAGCTACAGGCGGTCTCCTGAGGATTTCACGGCGCCAGGACTCTCTCCGGTCCAAGAACCGGGcagaaaacaagaaaaagaGAAAAGCCCAGAAAAAGCGCAAGACTGACGTGGTCGTTGTAAAGGGAAAAGTGAAACTATGCTCCTTCTCCGGCCTGGTGGCTCTGGTGGGAATTCTCATCTTACTGGTGGGCATCTCCATGGCGGTGTTGGGATACTGGCCCAAGGAAAACCCAAAATACCCAGAGAAATTCTTCAAAGAGATGCAGGCACTGAAACAGACCTGGAGAACTTCAAACGCCACGGGCAATAgaaagtttttattgttgaGTGAACTGAACCACACGGATGGCACAAATTCGACTTCACCGAGTGCACAGTCGCTCGGCTTCTTTAAAAGGTTATTCGCCGGTTATTTGTACTCTGAAAACCTGAAAGTGTTTGGACCTCTGGTGATGGGCATAGGAATCTTCCTCTTCATCTGCGCTAATGCCGTTCTGCACGAGGATCGTGATAAAAAGACGAAGATCATCAATCTAAGAGACATTTACTCGACCGTCATAGACATCCACAGCCTTCGTGCCAAAGACTGCCCGCCCTTCAATGGCCTCATAAGCTACGTGCAGTCTAAAAGTGCAGAGGCCAGATCTTCATGCGCGGGAACGGCTCGAGGCTCCGTCTCAGGTAAAGGAGGCAATTTCAGACGCCCGTCGTGCGCCAGGAAGTACAGCTTGTTTGCCAAGAGGCCGTCTTTTACGGATACGGTATATAGTATATACAGAGGCCAAAGTGGGGGCGAGGAACCCTGCGGCACGCCAAAACAGTGGGAGACGCGTTCCATAGTCACGTCATCTGTTAACGCTTTCACGTTACCTGTCATTAAACTCAACAACTGCGATATGCAGGAGAGAGACGAGAGGGAACCTCAAACAGCGCGACGCAGGAGTTGCGTCCCGTTCATTAGCACCGCCGTGGAAACCAGAGCAGAAGTGTCAAGGACAGGACTCTCTGTTTCCCAGGAATCAGAACTGAACGAGAGACAGACTGTGGCTACTTCAGGGCAACGCCAGCTGTCACCTCCCGCCCCTGCCACGAGGGTGACCGGGTCACATCTGTCCCTAAACGCCCTGTCGGATCTGAGCTCCGGGTGTCAGGACGACAGATCACGGAGGTTTAGCTGTCCCAGGCTGGATCGCTCAGGCAGTAAGGGCTACATTAAGTTGGCGGACCTTGCCGGAGACTCATTTGAGAACTCTGATGCAGGTGTAGGAAGAAGTGAGGATGACGAGAAGTGCACGATTACTGACACTCAGCTGCACACGCACGCTGCAGCATTACCAACTCCATAA